From Plectropomus leopardus isolate mb chromosome 17, YSFRI_Pleo_2.0, whole genome shotgun sequence, a single genomic window includes:
- the zgc:161969 gene encoding uncharacterized protein zgc:161969 isoform X1: MSELDVDHHESSGETKSAMHTWRYRHHFTYKADQGKNIIVQCNLCLPRVNLLSTSKTSTSNLKKHLDRTHLGCEARPDVKRGRKKEEHNGEESRHCQLKKLKAEIISKCMTQAKIEELIFNFIVEDCQSFYVLEQPGFKKLISGLTEGLKSMDRVTLFTKVDQGFSRMREELMAKLSSIQYVCTTADIWTANNRSFFGMTCHWIDKHSLERKSAALGFARLQGRITHDTIAGRIHDIHVAYNIESKVQTTVTDNGSPFISVFKEFAMDSQESDDDIGFYENVSAVLEGEPEQDMLLFLPTVQRCASHTLELIVTEDFWQAVSQGPMCQLHYSTMAKVYAIWSKCHHLQVGMDAAEEIGKMALVVPAVIRWNVEYCAVQKIVSLTERELTELCARLEVPRLQPEEMAFLKEYVTVFHPLAFALELFQAEQKCYLGLVIPTVLSLKNKLNEQKDVANYFGDVINAIVVAIDVRFQELFASTEAKIATATTPQFRLWWMAASDREEMCSLLATEASQMDPCNVTEANTSRNLSTIESEDDFFSYGSVKPAIQIQQRGAMEEVRKYVEGTGKSLECLQDFPRMKQLFLKYNTTLPSTAPVQRLFSQKGNLVTSQRNFLTDDYFERIQLLRYNSNVCTLVTE; the protein is encoded by the exons ATGTCCGAATTGGATGTTGATCACCATGAAAGCAGCGGTGAGACCAAATCGGCCATGCATACTTGGCGTTATCGCCACCATTTCACGTACAAGGCAGAtcaaggaaaaaatatcatCGTCCAGTGTAATCTATGTCTGCCGAGGGTCAATCTGCTCTCCACGTCGAAAACCTCCACATCAAACCTAAAGAAGCATTTAGAC AGAACACACTTGGGCTGTGAAGCCAGGCCTGATGTcaagagggggagaaagaaagaagagcaCAACGGAGAGGAGAGTAGGCACTGCCAGCTCAAAAAGCTCAAAGCCGAAATCATCTCCAAATGCATGACCCAAGCCAAGATCGAAGAGCTGATTTTCAACTTCATAGTGGAGGATTGCCAGTCGTTTTATGTGCTGGAGCAGCCTGGATTCAAGAAGTTGATTTCAGGCTTAACTGAAGGGTTAAAGTCTATGGACAGAGTCACGTTGTTCACAAAGGTGGACCAGGGTTTCTCCAGGATGCGGGAGGAGCTGATGGCGAAACTCAGCAGCATCCAGTATGTGTGCACCACGGCGGACATCTGGACCGCTAACAACAGGAGCTTCTTCGGGATGACCTGTCACTGGATTGACAAACACTCTCTGGAGAGGAAATCCGCCGCTCTGGGGTTCGCGCGGCTGCAGGGCAGAATCACGCACGACACCATCGCCGGGCGGATACATGACATCCACGTGGCGTACAATATCGAGAGTAAAGTTCAGACCACGGTCACAGATAACGGCAGTCCCTTCATCAGCGTGTTCAAAGAGTTCGCAATGGACAGCCAGGAAAGTGACGACGACATCGGGTTCTACGAGAACGTAAGCGCAGTCCTGGAGGGCGAGCCGGAGCAGGACATGCTCCTGTTTCTGCCCACCGTTCAGCGCTGTGCGTCACACACCCTGGAGCTGATCGTCACAGAGGACTTTTGGCAGGCTGTGTCGCAGGGGCCCATGTGCCAGCTGCATTATAGCACAATGGCGAAGGTCTACGCCATCTGGAGCAAATGCCACCATCTTCAGGTCGGCATGGATGCGGCAGAGGAGATCGGAAAGATGGCGCTTGTTGTGCCCGCCGTCATACGCTGGAACGTGGAGTACTGCGCTGTACAAAAGATCGTCTCTCTCACCGAGCGGGAGCTGACGGAGCTGTGTGCTCGCCTGGAGGTCCCGCGGTTGCAGCCGGAGGAGATGGCGTTCCTGAAAGAATACGTGACCGTGTTCCACCCGCTCGCTTTTGCACTTGAACTTTTCCAAGCGGAGCAGAAGTGCTACCTGGGTCTGGTCATCCCAACCGTTCTCAGTCTGAAGAACAAGCTAAATGAGCAGAAAGACGTGGCAAATTACTTCGGCGATGTCATCAACGCCATTGTAGTGGCTATTGACGTGCGGTTCCAGGAGCTGTTCGCCAGCACAGAAGCGAAGATTGCTACCGCGACGACTCCTCAGTTCCGTTTGTGGTGGATGGCGGCCTCTGACAGGGAGGAGATGTGCTCCCTGCTGGCTACAGAGGCGTCCCAGATGGATCCCTGCAACGTGACCGAGGCGAACACAAGCCGGAATCTGTCGACCATAGAATCTGAAGACGACTTCTTCAGCTACGGGTCCGTGAAGCCCGCCATTCAGATACAGCAACGGGGGGCGATGGAGGAGGTCCGCAAGTACGTGGAGGGGACGGGGAAGAGCCTAGAATGCCTTCAGGACTTCCCTAGAATGAAGCAGCTTTTCCTCAAATACAACACGACGCTGCCATCCACGGCCCCCGTCCAGCGCCTCTTCAGTCAGAAAGGCAACCTGGTGACCTCACAGAGAAACTTTCTGACCGACGACTACTTCGAGCGCATTCAGCTTTTGAGATACAACAGTAACGTGTGCACTTTGGTCACCGAGTGA
- the aimp2 gene encoding aminoacyl tRNA synthase complex-interacting multifunctional protein 2 isoform X2, which yields MPMYQNGEVDPAVKALEARQDEIMRKLYELKAAVEGLAKTVTTPDADLDLTVSSSFSAQSPSSTTFKGVTDLDTLLGKDLGALRDIVINANPAQPPLTLLVLHSVLCQRYRVLSTVHVHSSVTSVPPQLLSCLGPRHADSYARQMFQLGFTLIWKDVPKLQMKFSVQNMCPIEGEANVARFLFKLLSPYPTDPAPATLVDSWVDTAFYQLAEGSAKERAAVLRALNSALGRSPWLAGAEFSLADIACYCCVLQSGSASSTPTNVQRWIKSCENLGHFSPAKLFLQ from the exons ATGCCCATGTACCAG AATGGCGAGGTGGACCCAGCAGTCAAAGCTCTGGAGGCTCGTCAGGATGAGATCATGAGAAAACTGTACGAGCTGAAAGCAGCTGTTGAGGGCCTGGCAAAGACTGTGACCACGCCAGATGCTGATCTGGACCTGacagtcagcagcagcttctCCGCCCAAAGCCCCAGCTCCACGACCTTCAAAGGCGTTACAGACCTGGACACACTACTGGGCAAG GACCTCGGTGCTCTCCGTGACATCGTCATCAACGCCAACCCGGCACAGCCTCCCCTGACCCTGCTGGTGCTCCACAGCGTGTTGTGTCAGCGCTATCGGGTGCTCTCCACCGTCCATGTCCACTCTTCAGTTACCAGTGTGCCGCCACAGCTCCTGTCCTGCCTCGGTCCTCGCCACGCAGACAGCTATGCCCGCCAGATGTTCCAGCTGGGCTTCACCCTCATATGGAAAGATG TTCCCAAACTGCAGATGAAGTTCAGCGTCCAGAACATGTGTCCCATTGAGGGTGAGGCCAACGTGGCGCGCTTCCTCTTCAAGCTGCTGTCTCCCTACCCCACTGACCCTGCTCCCGCCACACTGGTGGACAGCTGGGTGGACACAGCTTTCTACCAGCTGGCAGAGGGCAGCGCCAAGGAGCGAGCTGCCGTCCTACGGGCCCTTAACTCCGCTCTGGGCCGCAGCCCCTGGCTGGCCGGGGCAGAGTTCTCTCTGGCCGACATCGCCTGTTACTGCTGCGTGCTGCAAAGTGGCTCTGCCTCCTCTACTCCCACTAATGTCCAACGCTGGATCAAGTCCTGTGAGAACCTGGGACACTTCAGTCCTGCCAAGCTTTTTCTGCAGTGA
- the zgc:161969 gene encoding uncharacterized protein zgc:161969 isoform X2: MLITMKAARTHLGCEARPDVKRGRKKEEHNGEESRHCQLKKLKAEIISKCMTQAKIEELIFNFIVEDCQSFYVLEQPGFKKLISGLTEGLKSMDRVTLFTKVDQGFSRMREELMAKLSSIQYVCTTADIWTANNRSFFGMTCHWIDKHSLERKSAALGFARLQGRITHDTIAGRIHDIHVAYNIESKVQTTVTDNGSPFISVFKEFAMDSQESDDDIGFYENVSAVLEGEPEQDMLLFLPTVQRCASHTLELIVTEDFWQAVSQGPMCQLHYSTMAKVYAIWSKCHHLQVGMDAAEEIGKMALVVPAVIRWNVEYCAVQKIVSLTERELTELCARLEVPRLQPEEMAFLKEYVTVFHPLAFALELFQAEQKCYLGLVIPTVLSLKNKLNEQKDVANYFGDVINAIVVAIDVRFQELFASTEAKIATATTPQFRLWWMAASDREEMCSLLATEASQMDPCNVTEANTSRNLSTIESEDDFFSYGSVKPAIQIQQRGAMEEVRKYVEGTGKSLECLQDFPRMKQLFLKYNTTLPSTAPVQRLFSQKGNLVTSQRNFLTDDYFERIQLLRYNSNVCTLVTE, translated from the exons ATGTTGATCACCATGAAAGCAGCG AGAACACACTTGGGCTGTGAAGCCAGGCCTGATGTcaagagggggagaaagaaagaagagcaCAACGGAGAGGAGAGTAGGCACTGCCAGCTCAAAAAGCTCAAAGCCGAAATCATCTCCAAATGCATGACCCAAGCCAAGATCGAAGAGCTGATTTTCAACTTCATAGTGGAGGATTGCCAGTCGTTTTATGTGCTGGAGCAGCCTGGATTCAAGAAGTTGATTTCAGGCTTAACTGAAGGGTTAAAGTCTATGGACAGAGTCACGTTGTTCACAAAGGTGGACCAGGGTTTCTCCAGGATGCGGGAGGAGCTGATGGCGAAACTCAGCAGCATCCAGTATGTGTGCACCACGGCGGACATCTGGACCGCTAACAACAGGAGCTTCTTCGGGATGACCTGTCACTGGATTGACAAACACTCTCTGGAGAGGAAATCCGCCGCTCTGGGGTTCGCGCGGCTGCAGGGCAGAATCACGCACGACACCATCGCCGGGCGGATACATGACATCCACGTGGCGTACAATATCGAGAGTAAAGTTCAGACCACGGTCACAGATAACGGCAGTCCCTTCATCAGCGTGTTCAAAGAGTTCGCAATGGACAGCCAGGAAAGTGACGACGACATCGGGTTCTACGAGAACGTAAGCGCAGTCCTGGAGGGCGAGCCGGAGCAGGACATGCTCCTGTTTCTGCCCACCGTTCAGCGCTGTGCGTCACACACCCTGGAGCTGATCGTCACAGAGGACTTTTGGCAGGCTGTGTCGCAGGGGCCCATGTGCCAGCTGCATTATAGCACAATGGCGAAGGTCTACGCCATCTGGAGCAAATGCCACCATCTTCAGGTCGGCATGGATGCGGCAGAGGAGATCGGAAAGATGGCGCTTGTTGTGCCCGCCGTCATACGCTGGAACGTGGAGTACTGCGCTGTACAAAAGATCGTCTCTCTCACCGAGCGGGAGCTGACGGAGCTGTGTGCTCGCCTGGAGGTCCCGCGGTTGCAGCCGGAGGAGATGGCGTTCCTGAAAGAATACGTGACCGTGTTCCACCCGCTCGCTTTTGCACTTGAACTTTTCCAAGCGGAGCAGAAGTGCTACCTGGGTCTGGTCATCCCAACCGTTCTCAGTCTGAAGAACAAGCTAAATGAGCAGAAAGACGTGGCAAATTACTTCGGCGATGTCATCAACGCCATTGTAGTGGCTATTGACGTGCGGTTCCAGGAGCTGTTCGCCAGCACAGAAGCGAAGATTGCTACCGCGACGACTCCTCAGTTCCGTTTGTGGTGGATGGCGGCCTCTGACAGGGAGGAGATGTGCTCCCTGCTGGCTACAGAGGCGTCCCAGATGGATCCCTGCAACGTGACCGAGGCGAACACAAGCCGGAATCTGTCGACCATAGAATCTGAAGACGACTTCTTCAGCTACGGGTCCGTGAAGCCCGCCATTCAGATACAGCAACGGGGGGCGATGGAGGAGGTCCGCAAGTACGTGGAGGGGACGGGGAAGAGCCTAGAATGCCTTCAGGACTTCCCTAGAATGAAGCAGCTTTTCCTCAAATACAACACGACGCTGCCATCCACGGCCCCCGTCCAGCGCCTCTTCAGTCAGAAAGGCAACCTGGTGACCTCACAGAGAAACTTTCTGACCGACGACTACTTCGAGCGCATTCAGCTTTTGAGATACAACAGTAACGTGTGCACTTTGGTCACCGAGTGA
- the aimp2 gene encoding aminoacyl tRNA synthase complex-interacting multifunctional protein 2 isoform X1, whose product MPMYQVKPISGGHIQTDLPTCMYKLPNVHAQQGNSCTSEHALQNGEVDPAVKALEARQDEIMRKLYELKAAVEGLAKTVTTPDADLDLTVSSSFSAQSPSSTTFKGVTDLDTLLGKDLGALRDIVINANPAQPPLTLLVLHSVLCQRYRVLSTVHVHSSVTSVPPQLLSCLGPRHADSYARQMFQLGFTLIWKDVPKLQMKFSVQNMCPIEGEANVARFLFKLLSPYPTDPAPATLVDSWVDTAFYQLAEGSAKERAAVLRALNSALGRSPWLAGAEFSLADIACYCCVLQSGSASSTPTNVQRWIKSCENLGHFSPAKLFLQ is encoded by the exons ATGCCCATGTACCAGGTAAAGCCCATCAGTGGGGGTCACATACAGACCGATTTACCAACCTGCATGTACAAGTTACCAAATGTCCACGCGCAGCAAGGGAACAGCTGCACCTCAGAGCACGCGCTTCAG AATGGCGAGGTGGACCCAGCAGTCAAAGCTCTGGAGGCTCGTCAGGATGAGATCATGAGAAAACTGTACGAGCTGAAAGCAGCTGTTGAGGGCCTGGCAAAGACTGTGACCACGCCAGATGCTGATCTGGACCTGacagtcagcagcagcttctCCGCCCAAAGCCCCAGCTCCACGACCTTCAAAGGCGTTACAGACCTGGACACACTACTGGGCAAG GACCTCGGTGCTCTCCGTGACATCGTCATCAACGCCAACCCGGCACAGCCTCCCCTGACCCTGCTGGTGCTCCACAGCGTGTTGTGTCAGCGCTATCGGGTGCTCTCCACCGTCCATGTCCACTCTTCAGTTACCAGTGTGCCGCCACAGCTCCTGTCCTGCCTCGGTCCTCGCCACGCAGACAGCTATGCCCGCCAGATGTTCCAGCTGGGCTTCACCCTCATATGGAAAGATG TTCCCAAACTGCAGATGAAGTTCAGCGTCCAGAACATGTGTCCCATTGAGGGTGAGGCCAACGTGGCGCGCTTCCTCTTCAAGCTGCTGTCTCCCTACCCCACTGACCCTGCTCCCGCCACACTGGTGGACAGCTGGGTGGACACAGCTTTCTACCAGCTGGCAGAGGGCAGCGCCAAGGAGCGAGCTGCCGTCCTACGGGCCCTTAACTCCGCTCTGGGCCGCAGCCCCTGGCTGGCCGGGGCAGAGTTCTCTCTGGCCGACATCGCCTGTTACTGCTGCGTGCTGCAAAGTGGCTCTGCCTCCTCTACTCCCACTAATGTCCAACGCTGGATCAAGTCCTGTGAGAACCTGGGACACTTCAGTCCTGCCAAGCTTTTTCTGCAGTGA